In Drosophila miranda strain MSH22 chromosome XR, D.miranda_PacBio2.1, whole genome shotgun sequence, the genomic window aCACGTTTCTCAAAAAAAATTTGGAAAAGCACTGTTAAATTTGTAAAAACTTTTAACTATTTACACTAGAATTTCAAGAAAAACTtccaatttttatttttccgAGCTGCTGCTCCGTCCGCTCGCCAGCGAGACGACTGAGATATTGAATTTTTCACTGCTGCCTGCCAGTTAGGTTTGTGTTTTCGttgccgtcgtcgtcgtcgtcgcctaCTTTTCCGACCGACACGCACGAGAAAAATCAATCATTTTCAGTTGTtttgcttgttgttgtttcgaGCTtttccaacaacaacaagctgACAGCTGCTCTGGACGCTGCAGTGGCGACGGCGCAGTGTTGCCATGTAAGCGAACTGCTGCATTACAGCAATCGATACATCGATATTTTAAATGCCCGCAATTGGTCCGTCCGCgaagaaaataaataataagCTAATGTTGCAACAATAAAAAGCCACCAAAATAATGGTTTACAATTGCAAAATTACTTAGATGTCTTAATTATAAATTACTTGGTTATCTGGCAACCCCACAGCTGTTTGTCGTTGCTGCAACAGCAAAATAAATGCAGGCAAAGAACACAAGCAAGCGAATTGAATTATATAAAACTGAACTACTTACAATATCAACAAAGCAGCTACGTCTCGCAATGGTTTAATGGTACTTTTGTTTATATCAGCCACCAGCAGCTTTTTTGGACAcccgcacacacactcgcgcTGCGAAACAAACCGAAAACCTATTGCTATTTGCTATTATCTTTTCACGAATTTTTattggttttttctttttattcgAAAAAGAGCACCCACAATATATACGCGCACCCAAAGTCTGTTTCCCCAAAGTGTGGTTTTGTTAAAGATTTTACTAAAATATGTACATTTTTAATTAAGCGAGAACGAGAACAGACGACAAATTCTGAGCACATCCGATGTTGCTGTtccacaaaacaaaaacgaacaGGTGTGCTTTTTTCTATCGAAACTTGTATGCCCTTTCCGATGATCCATGTACTGCGTGGAGCAGTTTCACCATAAATTGATGGATAAAATTTCAGCAATTGTGTGATTTTTCTTTACATTCATATTTTGCTGAAGATTCTATATCATTTAAACATATAGAAGCACGATTTCGACATGCCTATTgcttatatatatgtactctCCAATACTCTACCATGAATTCGAACTAGTTCGATAAGTGGCACAGCTGACTAAGCCGACTACGATTGTAAGTCTGAAGGGCAGCGCGCGTCATTTCAAACAGCTTTAGCGTTTGCTTGGAAAACTGTGCTGTCATTGTATAAAATATTTGTGAAAACAATGCCTAGCCCAATCTCGTGAGCATTTGATGATGATTATGCTTGGGTTATACCCAAGAACACTCTATTGCGATTtcactcgctctctctcttcttCTTTCGTTATATTCGCCTCTCTGGGAGCACTTAATCTCTTCCCACACACATTTATAAGTAGTGCTTAGTGCTTAAAATAAAGACCGGTTTCTTGATAAGTCAGACTTGTCTGCTGACTGCTCATCTCAGTTTAGAACTTGAGTTCCAGAATGTCGGATGCATCTCGCTGTATTGTCTGGAGCTTCTGTCTCCTCGCGCTCCTCCTTTGTGTGCAAGTGCAAAGCTATGAAGTACCAAAGGCCAAGATCGAGGTATTCTATCCCAAGGGATTTGAGGTTTCCATACCCCACGAGGAGGGGATCACACTGTTCGCCTTCCACGGCAAACTGAACGAGGAGATGGAAGGCTTGGAGGCGGGCACCTGGGCCCGTGATATTGTCAAGATGAAAAACGGCCGCTGGACCTTCAGAGACCGATTGGCGGTGCTCAAGCCAGGCGACACCCTGTACTACTGGACATACGTTATCTACAATGGCCTGGGTTATCGCGAAGACGATGGCACTTTTGTTGTCGATGCTTACAGCGGGAATGGCACTGTCGCAGTGACTACACCCAGATCTCCGGTAGCACCGGTCTCAACCACGCCCTGGAGTTGGCCATCGGACCCGGATATTGACATCCGAACCGGTTGCGACCAACCGAAGACTCAGGTGAACGGCGGACCCTCTCGCTGCGCCGGACAGTTGGTGTTCGTGGACGAGTTCAGTGCTGCAAAATTGGACACCAGCAAGTGGCTAGCGGAGCGCCGCTTCTCCGGATCGCCCGACTACGAGTTTAATGTCTACGTGGATGATACCCCCAACACGCTGCGCCTCCACAACGGCCATGTGGTACTGACGACAACCTCCACGAAGCGCCAGTTCCACAAGAATTTGGATGCCAAGCTGGATCTGGGTAGCGGCTGCACGGGTGCCGCCAATACTCCAAGCGACTGTGTTCGTGATGGCAGGCAGAGGAACGATCGACTGCCACCTATGGTGACGGCTCAGTTCTCTACCAGGCAGAGTTTCTCCTTCAAATACGGACGAGTGGATGTTCGTGCTAAGATGCCGCGGGCCGAGTGGCTCACTCCCCAGCTCTGGCTTCAGCCCAAGAATCAGGAGTACGGAGATGACTATCAGTCGGGACAGATTCGCATTGCTTACACTCGGCCA contains:
- the LOC108152264 gene encoding gram-negative bacteria-binding protein 3, producing the protein MSDASRCIVWSFCLLALLLCVQVQSYEVPKAKIEVFYPKGFEVSIPHEEGITLFAFHGKLNEEMEGLEAGTWARDIVKMKNGRWTFRDRLAVLKPGDTLYYWTYVIYNGLGYREDDGTFVVDAYSGNGTVAVTTPRSPVAPVSTTPWSWPSDPDIDIRTGCDQPKTQVNGGPSRCAGQLVFVDEFSAAKLDTSKWLAERRFSGSPDYEFNVYVDDTPNTLRLHNGHVVLTTTSTKRQFHKNLDAKLDLGSGCTGAANTPSDCVRDGRQRNDRLPPMVTAQFSTRQSFSFKYGRVDVRAKMPRAEWLTPQLWLQPKNQEYGDDYQSGQIRIAYTRPANGKIDLYTGALLNAEEPLRSAKVCHKVGGNDSSDDWSDSFHNYTLEWTPRELKWLVDGKEICRQGSESGAFSETTVNGMRLPNSQKLEEGTGLAPFDQEFYITFGLAVGGFNEYFYDTLKPWHEREPRAMTDFWKHQKPMLDQWLDDAHLSIDYVKVYAL